One Manihot esculenta cultivar AM560-2 chromosome 18, M.esculenta_v8, whole genome shotgun sequence genomic window carries:
- the LOC110606704 gene encoding uncharacterized protein LOC110606704, with product MERSEPTLVPEWLRSSGSVSGGGNSVHHIASSSSHSDVSYPAHQARGRNSKSISDFDPPRSAFLDRISSSNSRRSSSNGSAKNAYSSFSRSHRDKDRERDKERLNFSDHWDHDVPDPLGSILSSRNEKDTLRRSHSMVSRKQGEVLPRRFTVDLKNGSSSNHVNGNGLISGIGVGCGIQKTVFEKDFPSLGSEDRQGVPEIGRVSSPGLTTAVQSLPVCSAALIGGEGWTSALAEVPTIVGNSSSGSLSAVQTVATSAPGTPSVMVGLNMAEALTQAPSKTRTAPQSSVQTQRLEELAIKQSRQLIPVTPSMPKSSVLNSSDKSKPKTVVRSVEMNMTAKTPHQQPSSLHPANQAVLGGHVKSDALKTSHGKLFVLKPGWENGVSPSPKDAASPTNNVSRAANSPLAVPSVPCAPLRSPNTKLSSGERKSANLNLISGFNVEKKPSMSQTQSRNDFFNLLKKKTLTNSSAALPDSASAVSCPTSEKSCEVSKEIVGAPTSPQVIKNGAELTSNDCSREEVQRFSEEEAAFLRSLGWEENSGEDEGLTEEEINSFYQECMKLRPSLKFCRGMQQKLLESHATGIVGASSGLSSSDSGSES from the exons ATGGAAAGAAGTGAACCCACACTAGTTCCAGAATGGTTGAGAAGTTCTGGAAGTGTTTCAGGGGGTGGCAATTCAGTCCACCACATCGCATCATCATCTTCTCACTcgg ATGTTTCGTACCCAGCACATCAGGCTAGAGGCAGGAATTCTAAGAGCATAAGTGATTTTGATCCTCCTCGTTCAGCTTTTCTCGACCGAATATCCTCTTCTAATTCCCGGAGGAGTTCCAGTAATGGGTCTGCAAAGAATGCTTATAGTAGTTTTAGTAGAAGTCACCGTGATAAGGATAGAGAAAGGGACAAAGAGAGGTTGAATTTTAGCGACCATTGGGACCATGATGTTCCTGATCCTTTGGGAAGCATATTGTCAAGTAGAAATGAGAAAGATACTTTGAGACGTTCCCATTCGATGGTGTCAAGGAAACAGGGCGAGGTGTTACCTCGAAGATTTACTGTGGATTTAAAAAATGGGAGTAGCAGCAATCATGTGAATGGCAATGGTTTGATTTCTGGGATCGGTGTTGGTTGTGGCATTCAGAAGACAGTGTTTGAGAAGGATTTTCCCTCACTTGGGAGTGAAGATAGACAAGGTGTGCCTGAAATAGGAAGGGTTTCATCTCCTGGCTTGACCACAGCTGTTCAAAGCTTGCCAGTTTGTAGTGCTGCTTTGATTGGTGGAGAGGGATGGACTTCAGCTCTGGCAGAGGTGCCTACTATAGTGGGAAATAGTAGTAGTGGTTCCTTATCCGCTGTACAAACTGTTGCTACTTCAGCACCTGGGACTCCAAGTGTAATGGTTGGTCTCAATATGGCTGAAGCACTGACTCAGGCTCCATCAAAAACTCGTACTGCTCCACAG TCGTCTGTCCAAACTCAAAGGCTTGAGGAATTGGCTATTAAGCAATCAAGGCAATTAATACCAGTAACACCTTCAATGCCAAAGAGTTCG GTTCTCAATTCATCTGATAAATCAAAACCCAAAACTGTAGTTAGATCTGTTGAGATGAATATGACTGCTAAGACTCCGCATCAACAGCCCTCTTCGTTGCACCCTGCCAATCAAGCTGTTCTTGGGGGACATGTCAAATCTGATGCACTGAAGACATCTCATGGGAAGCTTTTTGTTCTCAAACCAGGATGGGAAAATGGTGTATCCCCCTCCCCAAAGGACGCAGCTAGTCCTACAAATAATGTCAGCAGAGCAGCAAATAGCCCACTTGCTGTTCCTTCAGTTCCATGTGCACCTTTGAGGAGCCCAAACACAAAGCTTTCCTCTGGGGAACGCAAGTCTGCTAACTTGAATTTGATTTCTGGGTTCAATGTGGAAAAGAAACCTTCTATGTCTCAAACTCAGAGccgaaatgatttttttaaccTCCTGAAAAAGAAAACCTTAACAAACAGTTCTGCAGCCCTCCCAGATTCGGCCTCTGCTGTTTCATGTCCTACCAGTGAGAAATCTTGTGAAGTAAGCAAGGAAATAGTTGGTGCTCCTACAAGTCCTCAGGTTATTAAGAATGGTGCTGAGTTGACTAGCAATGATTGTTCGCGTGAAGAGGTTCAGAGATTCTCTGAAGAAGAAGCTGCATTCCTTCGTTCACTTGGTTGGGAAGAAAATTCTGGGGAAGATGAGGGCCTTACGGAAGAGGAGATCAATTCTTTCTATCAGGAG TGCATGAAATTGAGGCCGTCCTTGAAATTCTGTCGAGGCATGCAACAAAAGCTGCTTGAATCTCATGCAACTGGTATTGTTGGAGCTTCCTCTGGACTGAGCTCTTCTGACTCTGGATCAGAATCTTGA